The Allochromatium tepidum genome has a window encoding:
- a CDS encoding histone deacetylase family protein — translation MNLAFISHPSCREHRMGAHHPECPERLYAIQDRLIASGMEMLLTHYDAPKAGVEQIARAHDRDYIETIMAAAPQAEDVLAWIDGDTAMNSHTLEAALHAAGAAILGVDLVMGERHHAAFCAVRPPGHHAGRAKGSGFCIFNNVAIGALHALEHHGLERVAIVDFDVHHGDGTEEIVIGDERILFCSSFQHPFYPGTGADTDAPNVVNLPLPRLTDGAAFKAAVERAWLPRLEDFEPQLIMISAGFDGHIEDDMAQFNLHTADYGWITREIHQLAKRHSQERVVSCLEGGYVFSALGRCVSTHIDELIGHA, via the coding sequence ATGAACCTCGCCTTCATCTCACATCCGTCTTGTCGCGAACATCGGATGGGGGCCCATCACCCCGAATGCCCCGAACGGCTCTATGCGATCCAGGACCGGCTGATCGCCTCCGGCATGGAGATGTTACTCACCCATTATGACGCACCCAAGGCCGGCGTCGAGCAGATCGCGCGCGCGCACGATCGCGACTATATCGAGACCATCATGGCCGCCGCGCCCCAGGCCGAGGACGTGCTGGCCTGGATCGACGGCGACACGGCCATGAACAGTCACACGCTGGAGGCGGCGCTGCATGCGGCGGGCGCGGCGATCCTGGGCGTGGATCTGGTGATGGGTGAACGGCATCATGCCGCGTTTTGTGCCGTGCGTCCGCCGGGGCATCATGCCGGACGCGCCAAGGGCAGCGGGTTCTGCATCTTCAACAATGTCGCCATCGGCGCGCTGCACGCCCTGGAGCATCATGGGCTGGAGCGCGTGGCCATCGTCGACTTCGACGTCCATCACGGCGACGGCACCGAGGAAATCGTGATCGGGGACGAACGGATCCTGTTCTGCTCCAGCTTCCAGCATCCCTTCTATCCGGGCACGGGGGCGGATACGGACGCGCCCAATGTCGTCAACCTGCCCCTGCCCCGTCTGACCGATGGGGCGGCGTTCAAGGCGGCGGTCGAACGGGCCTGGTTGCCGCGGCTGGAGGACTTCGAGCCGCAGTTGATCATGATCTCGGCCGGCTTCGACGGGCACATCGAGGACGATATGGCGCAATTCAATCTGCATACCGCCGACTATGGCTGGATCACGCGCGAGATCCACCAGCTGGCGAAACGCCATAGTCAGGAGCGGGTCGTGTCCTGTCTGGAGGGCGGTTATGTGTTCTCGGCGCTCGGGCGATGCGTGAGTACCCATATCGATGAGCTGATCGGGCACGCCTGA
- a CDS encoding bifunctional acetate--CoA ligase family protein/GNAT family N-acetyltransferase — protein sequence MRLTDIDQLFTPGAVAVFGASDNDGSIGGLVFRNLLAGGYKGQCYAINPKYTEVAGQPCYSDLNALDKQIDLALIATPGECVPAILDQCGSYGVKAAVVHSAGFGEHGERGIALQEKMVEAARRNRIRVMGPNCLGVMRPQHGLNASVGKDLPRRGNVALVSQSGAICTAMIDWSESRGVGFSAVVSIGAAADVDFGDILDYLALDTQTQCILLYVEGVRHARHFMSGLRAAARLKPVVIVKAGRHPAGTRAIKSHTGGYVGSAEVFRAVTDRAGVVQVANLDQLFAAAQVFGTRRRLAGDRIAIITNGGGPGVLAADRTVELGLTLAQFTEATRQKLEQALPDYWSHGNPIDIIGDAPPERYRLALDACLADPEVDGVLCILAPLVFGDPVATAQQVIEAAKGSRKPVLACWMGGKRVLEAQALLSEHDVPQFDSPEAAVEAFSFLAIHQRNQKLLMQSPAPLSYEDPPDVEGARLIIEGVMSEGRKVLGTIEAKAILSAFRIPTMQAILARTPNEALMAAEALGFPVVMKINSPDLEHKSDVDGVKLNIDDAQSVRRTFTEIMERAKRLRPDARFDGITVERMVSTRAARELMIGVFRDKIFGPVILFGAGGTKVEVLGDRALGLPPLNAFIIETMIDHTRVARLMGAFQNMPPMNRVALARILQRVSEMVCELPEILSMDINPLIGNDKEVIAVDVRIKVDYRPPQQPTYGHMAIHPYPSHLIERAQLPDGRDLVIRPIRPEDAEMEQAFVRGLSEQTKYFRFMQAIKELTPEMLVRFTQIDYDREMALIGVLEENGTEIEVGVARYMSRPGGESCEFAIVVSDNHRNLGIGARLMRSLMQNARLRGFRLMEGEVLTANSRMLALMKSLGFRIESDPQDLAVKLVTKVL from the coding sequence ATGCGTTTGACGGATATCGACCAACTCTTCACGCCGGGGGCCGTGGCCGTCTTCGGCGCCAGTGACAACGACGGATCGATCGGCGGACTGGTCTTTCGCAACCTGCTCGCCGGCGGTTACAAGGGCCAGTGTTACGCCATCAATCCCAAATATACCGAGGTGGCGGGCCAGCCCTGCTACAGCGACCTGAACGCGCTGGACAAGCAGATCGATCTGGCCCTGATCGCCACGCCGGGCGAGTGCGTGCCGGCCATCCTCGATCAGTGCGGCAGCTATGGCGTCAAGGCCGCCGTGGTGCACTCGGCCGGATTCGGCGAGCACGGTGAGCGCGGCATCGCGCTCCAGGAGAAGATGGTCGAGGCGGCGCGGCGCAACCGCATCCGCGTCATGGGACCGAACTGTCTGGGCGTGATGCGTCCGCAGCATGGCCTGAACGCCAGCGTCGGCAAGGATCTGCCGCGACGGGGCAATGTGGCGCTGGTCTCGCAGTCGGGCGCCATCTGTACGGCCATGATCGACTGGTCGGAGTCGCGCGGCGTGGGTTTCTCGGCGGTGGTCTCAATCGGGGCGGCGGCCGACGTCGACTTCGGCGACATCCTCGACTATCTGGCGCTCGACACCCAGACCCAGTGCATCCTGCTCTATGTCGAGGGCGTCCGTCATGCGCGCCACTTCATGAGCGGTCTGCGCGCGGCGGCGCGGCTCAAGCCGGTGGTCATCGTCAAGGCCGGACGCCATCCGGCCGGCACGCGCGCCATCAAGTCGCACACCGGCGGCTACGTCGGCTCGGCGGAAGTGTTTCGCGCCGTCACCGACCGTGCCGGCGTGGTCCAGGTCGCCAATCTGGATCAGCTCTTCGCCGCCGCACAGGTGTTCGGCACCCGACGCCGGCTGGCAGGCGACCGCATCGCCATCATCACCAACGGCGGCGGACCGGGCGTGCTGGCCGCCGATCGCACCGTCGAGCTGGGTCTGACCCTGGCGCAGTTCACCGAGGCCACGCGCCAGAAACTCGAACAGGCGCTGCCCGATTACTGGTCGCACGGCAACCCCATCGACATCATCGGCGACGCGCCGCCCGAGCGCTATCGGCTGGCGCTCGACGCCTGCCTGGCCGACCCCGAGGTCGACGGCGTGCTCTGTATCCTGGCCCCGCTGGTGTTCGGCGATCCGGTGGCCACGGCCCAGCAGGTCATCGAGGCCGCCAAGGGCAGCCGCAAACCGGTGCTGGCCTGCTGGATGGGCGGCAAGCGGGTGCTGGAGGCCCAGGCGCTGCTCTCCGAACACGACGTGCCCCAGTTCGACAGCCCGGAGGCGGCGGTCGAAGCCTTCTCATTCCTGGCCATCCATCAGCGCAACCAGAAGCTGCTGATGCAGTCGCCGGCACCGCTCTCCTACGAAGACCCGCCCGATGTCGAGGGTGCGCGCCTGATCATCGAGGGGGTCATGTCCGAGGGGCGCAAGGTGCTCGGGACCATCGAGGCCAAGGCCATCCTCTCGGCCTTCCGCATCCCAACCATGCAGGCGATCCTGGCCCGCACCCCGAACGAGGCGCTGATGGCCGCCGAGGCGCTGGGCTTCCCGGTGGTGATGAAGATCAACTCGCCCGATCTGGAGCACAAATCCGACGTCGATGGGGTCAAGCTCAACATCGACGACGCCCAATCGGTGCGCCGGACCTTCACCGAGATCATGGAGCGCGCCAAGCGGCTGCGTCCCGATGCGCGCTTCGACGGCATCACGGTCGAGCGCATGGTCTCCACGCGCGCGGCACGTGAGCTGATGATCGGCGTTTTCCGCGACAAGATCTTCGGCCCGGTGATCCTGTTCGGCGCCGGCGGCACCAAGGTCGAGGTGCTCGGCGACCGGGCGCTGGGTCTGCCGCCGCTCAACGCCTTCATCATCGAGACCATGATCGATCACACGCGGGTGGCGCGGCTGATGGGCGCCTTCCAGAACATGCCGCCGATGAACCGGGTGGCGCTCGCACGCATCCTCCAGCGCGTCTCGGAAATGGTCTGCGAGCTGCCCGAGATCCTCAGCATGGACATCAACCCGCTGATCGGCAACGACAAGGAGGTGATCGCCGTGGACGTGCGCATCAAGGTCGACTACCGTCCGCCGCAACAGCCGACCTATGGTCACATGGCCATCCATCCCTATCCGAGCCATCTGATCGAGCGTGCGCAACTGCCCGACGGACGGGATCTTGTCATCCGCCCGATCCGGCCCGAGGACGCCGAGATGGAGCAGGCGTTCGTGCGCGGACTCTCGGAGCAGACCAAGTATTTCCGCTTCATGCAGGCGATCAAGGAGCTCACGCCCGAGATGCTGGTGCGCTTCACCCAGATCGACTACGACCGTGAGATGGCCCTGATCGGCGTACTGGAGGAGAACGGCACCGAGATCGAGGTCGGGGTGGCACGCTACATGAGTCGTCCGGGCGGCGAGAGCTGCGAGTTCGCCATCGTGGTCTCGGACAACCATCGCAACCTGGGCATAGGTGCGCGCCTGATGCGCTCGCTGATGCAGAACGCACGCTTACGCGGGTTCCGCCTCATGGAAGGCGAGGTGCTGACGGCCAATTCGCGCATGCTGGCGTTGATGAAGTCGCTCGGCTTCCGCATCGAGAGCGATCCGCAGGATCTGGCGGTCAAGCTGGTGACCAAGGTGCTGTAA
- a CDS encoding DUF1566 domain-containing protein encodes MRYRIRTALAVSLLIHFVPAQLRAQPDTPIPPATDACLKGEIETTPSTEFSLLEDGAVVRHQRTTLEWQRCALGQRWDAESNGCVGRPAGHTWTKAMQSASKAGGDWRLPTGEELLTIVEKCHDGPAINPRVFPNTPSVLFWSSSVDTGGLERAWSVSFFSGQYFRVGKSQNGRVRLVRGTLAPAGGAMP; translated from the coding sequence ATGCGATACCGAATACGGACGGCCCTGGCCGTCAGCCTGCTCATCCACTTCGTCCCGGCCCAGCTCCGGGCACAGCCGGACACGCCGATCCCGCCCGCGACCGACGCCTGTCTGAAGGGCGAGATCGAGACCACGCCCTCGACCGAGTTCAGTCTGCTGGAAGACGGGGCCGTGGTCCGGCATCAGCGCACGACGCTCGAATGGCAGCGTTGTGCACTCGGTCAGCGTTGGGACGCCGAATCCAACGGCTGTGTCGGACGCCCCGCCGGCCATACCTGGACCAAGGCCATGCAGTCGGCGAGCAAGGCCGGGGGCGACTGGCGACTGCCGACCGGCGAAGAACTCCTGACCATCGTCGAAAAATGTCACGACGGCCCCGCGATCAATCCGCGGGTCTTCCCCAACACGCCCTCGGTCCTGTTCTGGTCGTCCTCGGTCGACACGGGCGGACTGGAGCGCGCCTGGTCGGTGAGCTTCTTCAGCGGTCAATACTTCCGGGTCGGCAAGTCGCAGAACGGGCGTGTGCGACTGGTGCGCGGCACCCTGGCGCCGGCGGGCGGCGCGATGCCCTAG
- the fliW gene encoding flagellar assembly protein FliW: MNQQTAMASEPDVPATIAFPAGIPGFEHLQSYRLTYSDTDSGRVYRLRAEGDAEIEFTLVDPRLYALNYVLELDDAEQSLLQAEDPGQVLVLLMLWKDETASSGVPGLNANIGGPILINVVKGLGMQKIIDSPRVELSISN; encoded by the coding sequence ATGAACCAGCAGACCGCCATGGCTTCCGAGCCGGATGTCCCCGCCACCATCGCCTTTCCCGCCGGCATTCCAGGATTCGAGCATCTTCAGAGCTATCGTCTGACGTATTCCGACACGGATTCCGGGCGCGTCTACCGACTGCGCGCCGAGGGCGACGCGGAGATCGAGTTCACGCTGGTCGATCCGCGACTCTATGCGCTCAATTATGTGCTCGAACTCGACGACGCGGAACAGTCCCTGCTCCAGGCCGAGGATCCCGGGCAGGTGCTGGTGCTGCTCATGCTCTGGAAGGACGAGACCGCAAGCAGTGGCGTGCCGGGTCTGAACGCCAATATCGGCGGCCCTATCCTCATCAATGTCGTCAAGGGCTTGGGGATGCAGAAGATCATCGACAGTCCGCGCGTCGAACTCAGTATCTCGAACTGA
- a CDS encoding rhodanese-like domain-containing protein: MKNFLELIKHCLTEVHELMPWDLEERIQANPELLIVDVREPEEFAAMHIEGSINVPRGILESACEWDYEETVPELVQAREREIVVVCRSGYRSVLAAHSMNVLGYTNVVSLKTGLRGWKDYEQPLVDGEGRPVDLDDADVYFTPRLRPEQRRPI, encoded by the coding sequence GTGAAGAACTTCCTGGAACTCATCAAGCATTGTCTGACCGAGGTGCACGAGCTCATGCCTTGGGATCTGGAGGAACGCATCCAGGCCAATCCGGAGCTGCTGATCGTCGACGTGCGCGAACCCGAGGAATTCGCGGCCATGCACATCGAAGGTTCGATCAATGTACCGCGCGGCATCCTGGAATCGGCCTGCGAGTGGGACTACGAGGAAACCGTGCCCGAGCTGGTCCAGGCCCGCGAGCGCGAGATCGTGGTCGTCTGCCGCTCGGGCTATCGCAGTGTGCTGGCGGCGCATTCGATGAACGTGCTCGGTTACACCAACGTCGTTTCACTCAAGACCGGACTGCGCGGCTGGAAGGACTACGAGCAGCCGCTCGTCGACGGCGAAGGTCGGCCGGTCGATCTCGACGACGCCGACGTCTATTTCACCCCGCGCCTGCGCCCCGAGCAACGCCGTCCCATCTGA
- a CDS encoding DUF2934 domain-containing protein, translating to MHDRPTDSQRHTMIAVAAYYLAERRGFAPGGAEDDWRQAEQAIDAMIAARQLTERTDDETRGRLIRNALVLRETAGERAVPATPDTNSETART from the coding sequence ATGCACGACCGTCCGACCGACAGCCAACGTCACACGATGATCGCGGTCGCCGCCTATTATCTGGCCGAGCGACGCGGCTTTGCGCCCGGCGGGGCCGAGGACGACTGGCGGCAGGCCGAGCAGGCGATCGACGCCATGATCGCCGCTCGTCAGCTCACGGAGCGCACGGATGACGAGACGCGCGGACGGCTCATCCGCAATGCCCTGGTGCTCCGGGAGACCGCCGGCGAGCGCGCGGTTCCAGCGACGCCCGATACCAACTCAGAGACCGCCCGGACTTAA
- the rsmA gene encoding 16S rRNA (adenine(1518)-N(6)/adenine(1519)-N(6))-dimethyltransferase RsmA: MEHRARKRFGQNFLHDPLVIDRIQAAIDARPGERLVEIGPGQGAITERLLTRAGALDVIELDRDLIEPLRRRLDGLGELRIHNADALDFDLRTLADSEGTASLRLVGNLPYNISTPLLFHFLDQLDVLQDMHLMLQKEVVDRIVAEPGDKSYGRLSVMIRSRCAATSLFRIGPGAFKPAPKVESAFLRLRPLRPLPHPIEDAELHERIVAAAFGQRRKTLRNSLSGVLDPERIEAAGIDPKRRAEELDVADYARLANLAAAATAG, from the coding sequence ATGGAACATCGCGCCCGCAAACGCTTCGGCCAGAACTTTCTTCACGACCCGCTCGTCATCGACCGCATCCAAGCCGCCATCGACGCCCGACCGGGCGAGCGGCTGGTCGAGATCGGGCCGGGGCAGGGCGCCATCACCGAGCGACTGTTGACGCGGGCCGGGGCGCTCGACGTCATCGAACTCGATCGCGATCTGATCGAACCGCTGCGCCGGCGGCTGGACGGTCTGGGCGAGCTGCGCATCCACAACGCCGACGCGCTCGACTTCGATCTGCGCACCCTCGCGGATTCCGAGGGTACGGCCTCGCTGCGGCTCGTCGGCAATCTGCCCTACAACATCTCGACCCCGCTGCTGTTCCATTTCCTCGACCAGCTCGATGTGCTCCAGGACATGCACCTGATGCTGCAAAAGGAGGTCGTCGACCGCATCGTGGCCGAGCCGGGCGACAAAAGCTATGGACGGCTCTCGGTCATGATCCGGAGCCGTTGCGCCGCCACGAGCCTGTTTCGCATCGGTCCCGGCGCCTTCAAGCCTGCGCCCAAGGTCGAGTCGGCCTTTCTGCGTCTGCGTCCGCTGCGACCGCTCCCGCATCCCATCGAAGATGCCGAACTCCATGAGCGGATCGTCGCCGCCGCGTTCGGCCAGCGACGCAAGACATTGCGCAACAGCCTGTCCGGCGTCCTCGACCCGGAGCGCATCGAAGCCGCCGGCATCGACCCGAAGCGTCGCGCCGAGGAACTCGACGTCGCCGACTATGCGCGACTGGCGAATCTGGCCGCGGCGGCGACCGCTGGTTGA
- a CDS encoding DUF5610 domain-containing protein encodes MSIQAQFSSLVSNSLTLKSHTQVGAQAGSPSLREPAGALSSLQEKALGAIAREIPGMDVSGLKKLDPNEYTPEKVAERITGFVAMGLENARARGKSEEEIQSLYESAVRGAEKGFKEAKDILSNLKVLEGNVAEQVGATEKLTFEGLAKLSPMLPKTETETEATQAPSTTSSLAVAERYQNAADFSLKLKTRDGDEVEVSFSRNFEAQGRFGFSQDGEGNSAAVLDISRSEKTGYGFSVKGDLSVEEIDAIQNLIRDVGSLAKDFFNGDVQKAFEQAPDVRFDSSQLASMNLTMSRSESYSAARVYEGTQRLEQPEQMQNAGRRLGHMMRELRESAERPELGFLSRPDQAAGRILQGLVEQDGRFQNADADRQARYREYVERLLSSLEPEEST; translated from the coding sequence ATGAGCATTCAAGCCCAGTTCTCGTCACTCGTCTCCAATAGCCTGACCCTCAAGTCTCACACCCAGGTCGGCGCGCAGGCCGGTTCACCCTCTCTGCGCGAACCGGCCGGGGCGCTCTCCAGCCTCCAGGAGAAGGCGCTCGGCGCCATCGCCCGCGAGATTCCGGGCATGGATGTGTCCGGGCTGAAAAAGCTCGATCCCAACGAATACACCCCGGAAAAGGTCGCTGAGCGGATCACCGGCTTCGTCGCCATGGGGCTGGAGAACGCCCGCGCCCGCGGCAAATCCGAGGAGGAGATCCAGTCGCTCTACGAGAGCGCCGTCAGAGGCGCCGAGAAGGGCTTCAAGGAGGCCAAGGACATCCTCTCCAACCTCAAGGTGCTCGAAGGCAACGTCGCCGAACAGGTCGGAGCCACCGAGAAGCTGACCTTCGAGGGACTGGCCAAGCTCTCGCCGATGCTGCCCAAGACCGAAACCGAGACCGAGGCGACCCAGGCACCGAGCACGACGTCCAGCTTGGCGGTCGCTGAGCGTTATCAGAACGCCGCAGACTTCAGCCTGAAGCTCAAGACGCGCGATGGCGACGAGGTCGAGGTCAGCTTCAGCCGCAATTTCGAGGCTCAGGGACGTTTCGGCTTCTCGCAGGATGGCGAAGGCAACAGCGCCGCCGTCCTGGATATCAGCCGGTCCGAGAAGACCGGCTATGGGTTCAGCGTGAAGGGCGACCTGAGCGTCGAAGAGATCGACGCCATCCAGAATCTGATACGCGATGTCGGCAGTCTGGCCAAGGACTTCTTCAACGGCGACGTGCAAAAAGCCTTCGAGCAGGCGCCCGACGTCCGCTTCGACTCCTCCCAGCTTGCATCCATGAACCTGACCATGAGTCGCTCGGAGAGCTACAGCGCGGCCCGTGTCTATGAAGGCACCCAGCGTCTGGAACAACCCGAACAGATGCAGAACGCCGGTCGGCGCCTCGGTCACATGATGCGTGAACTGCGCGAGAGCGCCGAGCGTCCGGAACTCGGCTTCCTCAGCCGGCCCGATCAGGCGGCAGGCCGGATCCTGCAAGGACTCGTCGAGCAGGACGGACGCTTCCAGAACGCCGATGCCGATCGGCAGGCACGCTATCGGGAGTATGTCGAGCGTCTTCTGAGTTCGCTCGAACCCGAGGAATCAACCTAA
- a CDS encoding methyl-accepting chemotaxis protein — MRHIEHSRQLTEQSITHLSLSFSDLVRDLEEVISTARSGNPQDQAIVGQFEQSRATLTEVIADFESILRRESSMTEQVDRLAGYGDQMRQMAQDVRSVAEQINLLALNAAIEAARAGEQGRGFAVVADEVRKLAGSSADTGARISAKVEELARSLAQTQSMVKSSMSSADELVRDSKHKVEVVMNRLLQTTESLDEEAQRLRALSEGIRSRISASLVDLQFQDRTSQVLVHVCEGLERLSERLRLTAQHDLNEQERDILEIDGLLARMLDSYSTIEERDLHHGGGAATHTSSSSASELTFF, encoded by the coding sequence GTGCGTCACATCGAACACTCGCGCCAACTCACCGAACAGAGCATCACCCATCTGTCGCTGTCCTTCAGCGATCTGGTCAGGGATCTGGAAGAGGTGATCTCGACCGCCCGGTCGGGCAATCCGCAGGATCAGGCCATCGTCGGTCAATTCGAGCAGAGCCGCGCGACCCTGACCGAGGTGATCGCCGATTTCGAATCCATCCTGCGTCGCGAGTCATCCATGACCGAGCAGGTCGACCGTCTGGCCGGCTATGGCGATCAGATGCGCCAGATGGCCCAGGACGTGCGCTCGGTCGCCGAGCAGATCAATCTGCTGGCGCTCAATGCCGCCATCGAGGCGGCGCGCGCCGGTGAACAGGGACGCGGTTTCGCGGTCGTCGCCGACGAGGTGCGCAAGCTCGCCGGCTCCTCGGCCGACACGGGCGCGCGCATCAGCGCCAAGGTCGAGGAGCTGGCGCGCTCGCTGGCCCAGACCCAGTCGATGGTCAAATCCTCCATGTCGAGCGCCGATGAGCTGGTGCGCGATTCCAAGCATAAGGTCGAGGTGGTCATGAACCGCCTGCTTCAGACCACGGAGTCGCTCGACGAGGAAGCGCAGCGTCTGCGCGCGCTCAGTGAAGGCATCCGCTCGCGCATCTCGGCCTCGCTGGTGGATCTCCAGTTCCAGGATCGGACCAGTCAGGTGCTGGTGCATGTGTGCGAGGGCCTGGAGCGCCTGAGCGAGCGGCTCAGGCTGACCGCCCAGCACGATCTGAACGAGCAGGAGCGCGACATCCTGGAGATCGACGGACTCCTGGCCCGGATGCTCGACTCCTACAGCACCATCGAGGAACGCGACCTGCATCATGGCGGCGGTGCCGCGACGCACACGTCGTCGTCGAGCGCCTCCGAGTTGACATTCTTCTGA
- a CDS encoding response regulator — MAKTIMVVDDSASFRSVVGIALKGAGYDVIEACDGRDALAKLNGTKIHLIVSDVNMPNMDGITLVGEIKKLPNYRFTPILMLTTESQPEKKEAARAAGAKAWLVKPFQPPMLLDAVSKLVLP, encoded by the coding sequence ATGGCGAAGACGATCATGGTGGTCGACGATTCGGCCTCCTTTCGCAGTGTGGTGGGCATCGCGCTCAAGGGCGCCGGGTATGACGTGATCGAGGCGTGCGACGGGCGCGACGCGCTCGCCAAGCTCAACGGCACCAAGATCCATCTCATCGTCAGCGACGTGAACATGCCCAACATGGACGGCATCACCCTGGTCGGCGAGATCAAGAAGCTGCCCAACTACAGGTTCACGCCGATCCTGATGCTGACGACCGAGAGTCAGCCCGAGAAGAAGGAGGCCGCGCGCGCGGCCGGGGCCAAGGCCTGGCTGGTCAAGCCCTTCCAGCCGCCGATGCTGCTGGATGCGGTCTCCAAGCTAGTCTTGCCCTGA
- a CDS encoding chemotaxis protein CheD has protein sequence MNGVETTAKAIKRHLVRPGEHAVTDEPMVLTTLLGSCVSVCLFDPVARLMGMNHFLLPMRNPASREPVLATDAGRYGLWAMEILVNELLKRGARREQLRAKAFGGANVLHEVTDTRPDRFNIGASNAAFVRQFLERDGIPLIAQDLGGLHGRQIHFYGGDYSVFLRRIPRAGVERVLSDEQRYLQNAIVAKQRGVPADFF, from the coding sequence ATGAACGGGGTGGAGACCACGGCGAAAGCGATCAAGCGCCATCTGGTGCGGCCCGGTGAGCACGCCGTCACCGACGAGCCCATGGTCCTGACGACCCTGCTGGGTTCGTGCGTCTCGGTCTGTCTCTTCGATCCGGTGGCGCGTCTGATGGGCATGAATCATTTCCTGCTGCCGATGCGCAATCCGGCCAGCCGCGAGCCGGTGCTGGCCACGGATGCCGGACGCTATGGACTCTGGGCGATGGAGATCCTGGTCAACGAACTGCTCAAGCGCGGCGCGCGACGCGAGCAGTTGCGCGCCAAGGCGTTCGGCGGCGCCAATGTCCTTCACGAAGTCACGGACACGCGACCGGATCGCTTCAACATCGGCGCCTCCAACGCGGCCTTCGTGCGTCAGTTCCTGGAGCGCGACGGGATTCCACTGATCGCACAGGATCTCGGCGGGCTGCATGGGCGCCAGATCCATTTCTACGGCGGGGACTATTCGGTGTTCCTGCGTCGGATTCCGCGCGCCGGTGTCGAGCGTGTCCTGAGCGACGAGCAACGCTATCTGCAGAATGCCATCGTCGCCAAACAGCGTGGCGTTCCGGCCGATTTCTTCTGA